Part of the Burkholderia sp. FERM BP-3421 genome, GCGACGCGCTGTGCCTGTACCTGCGGCACGCGAGCGTGCCCGCGCCCCACACCATCTACGAGGGCGTGCGCAAGCTGCCGCCCGGCGCGTATCTGCAATTCGAGCACGCGGCGCACGATCCCGCGCCGCGCGAATACTGGTCGCTCGACCAGGTGATCGCGGCAGGCCGCGCGGCGCCGTTCGACGGTGACGCCAACGCGGCGGTCACGCGCCTCGACCGCGTATTGCGCGACGCGCTGACCGGGCAGATGCGCGCCGATGTGCCGTTGGGCGCGTTCCTGTCGGGCGGCGTCGATTCGTCGGTGATCGTCGCGCTGATGCAGACCCAGGCCGCGCAGCCGGTGCAGACCTTCACGATCGGCTTCCACGAGTCGGGCTACGACGAGGCGGGCTATGCGAAGGCGGTCGCGCGTCATCTCGGCACGCGCCATACCGAGCTGTACGTGACGCCCGCGCATGCGCTCGAGATCGTGCCGCGCCTGCCCACGATCTACGACGAGCCGTTCGCGGACGCCTCGCAGATCCCGACTTTCCTGGTCGCCGAGATGACGCGGCGGCACGTGACGGTGAGCCTGTCCGGCGACGGCGGCGACGAACTGTTCGGCGGCTACCCGCGCTATTACCTGACGCCGCGCCTGTGGCAGCGGCTGCGCCGCGTGCCGGTGGCCGTGCGCGCGCGGATCGCGGCGGCGCTGCATGCCTTGCGTCCCGACCACGCGGACCAGCTCGCCGCGCTCGCGCAGGGCGCGTGGAGCGGGGCGGCGCGCCGCGAACTCGCGCCGCGCGTCGGCGACCGCCTGCACAAGCTCGCGAACGTGATGACCGCGGACAGCCCGATCGCGCTGTACCGGATGCTGATGTCGTCGGTGCATCACCCCGAGCGTCTCACGCTCGCGGGCCGCGAGCCGCCGACGCTGCTCGACACGCCGTCCGCATGGCCCGGCGGGCTCACGTTCGCCGAGCAGGCGATGGCGGTCGATACGCGCACCTATCTGCCGAGCGACATCCTCGCGAAGGTCGATCGCGCGGCGATGGCCGTGAGCCTGGAGACGCGCATGCCGTTCCTCGACCGCCACGTGATCGAATTCGTCTGGCGCCTGCCGCCCGCGCTGCGCATGCCGGACGGCGAGAGCAAGGGCTTGCTGAAGAAGCTGCTGTACCGCTACGTGCCGCGCCCGCTGATCGAGCGGCCGAAGCAGGGCTTCTGCGCGCCGGTGGGCGATTGGCTGCGCGGCGAATTGCGCGACTGGGCGGCGGAACTGCTGCGGCCGGGGCGTTTGCGCGAGGAGGGCTTCTTCGACGCGGCGCGGGTCGAGCGCCTGTGGCGGCAGCATCAGGCGGGCTTGATGAATCGCCAGCATCCGTTGTGGACGGTGCTGATGTTCCAGGCGTGGCTCGACGCGCAGCGCGCGTAGCAGGGAGCGCCTCGGGAAGCGGAGCGGATGGTCGGCAAGGCGCCGCACGCGGTCTCGCGAGACGCGGCCCGGGCGCTGGGATGGCGGGCCGCGAGCGAAGCACGGTCGTCTTCGCCGGATTTGCGTCGGCGCCGGCCCCGCATGCGCGACGATCGGCGCGCCGTCGAGGCGGGCCGGGGCGTCACCCCCGGCCCGCGGACGAACGTACCGGATGCGTCAGGCCCGGCCCGGCCGCATCCGGCGCGCGACGTCAGTTGGTGCTGCTGCTGAGACCCGTGGCGAACCGGAGGCTGTAGCCCAGCGCGCCCACGCCGCCGATCGAATTGCAGGTCGGCGAGGCCGCGCCGGGTCCGCAATCGGCGTCGCGATCGAACGACCAGAAGTGCACGCCGGCCAGCTTGTTCTGGTTCACGAACGCGGACAGCGCATCCGCATCCGAGAGCGTGAACGACTCGCCCGCCGTGTCGTTGCCGCCGATCATCGGCGTGACCTCGATCTGGTTGTACGGCACGCCCCAGTGATCATGCAGGTTCATCGCGGCCTGGATCGCCGATTGGCCCATCTGGCAGGTGCCGCCCGAGACCACGCAGTTGCCCGGCGTGGCCGAACCGTAATCCATCGTCATCAGGTTGATGGTGTAGTTCGTCAGCCCGTAGGTCTTGATCGCCGACATGACCCAGTCGCCGTACACGTTGAAGCTGTCCGGCGCGCTGGCCCCCCACGACGTTGCCTGCGTCGCCGAGCCCGGTGCGGGCGCGAGCGTCGCGAGCGTGAAGCTGAAGCGCAGGTTCGGGTATTGCTTCTGGGCCGCCACGACGCGCTGCACGAGGTCGTTGATGATCTGCTGGGTCTGGCCGCCCTCGATGTCGAAGTCGATGCCGACCAGGTTCTTCGACGCGTAGCGATTGATGAAGGTCGAGAAGCCCGCGTCGCTGCCGCACGTGAACATCCCCGCCGCGCCGCCCGTCGAGATCACATAGTTGACGTTCGCCGCGCTGAACTGCGCGAGGTTGGCGGAGGCGAGCGCCGCGCCGCCGACGCCGGCCCAGTTCTCGCTGCCGCACTCGCCGGTCGCGAACGCGAGCGTGAGGGTGCGCACGCCCGACGGCAGCACGGAGAGCACGGGGCTCAGCGTACCGGTCACGTTCGTCGAGATCGCGTTGGTGTTCCAGTTCATCGAGATCGACGTGTCCTTGTACGGGCTGTAAATAAAGCCGGACGCTGTTCCGGTTCCGCTGCCCGGCGGGTTGGTGGGCGGATTCGTGGGCGGGTTGGTCGGCGGATTGCCGGGCGCGGAACCGATCAGTGTCCACAGTGTGGTCATGGTCGGATTCCAGCCGGTTGCGGAGTAGTCGGTCTGGCTGACGGTGGCCTGGTATTGGTTGCCGTTGTAGGTCACGACGGTGCCCGCGGCGTAGTAGGTATCGGGGGCCCAGGCGGCGACGGCGGCTGTCGCCGATTCACTGGTCATGCCGAGTACAAGCGAAATCGCGGTGACGCCCAAGACGGCTTGCAGCATGGTTGCAGCTTTTTTTTTCCAGTTCTTCTTGATATGCACGGTGCGCTCCATGTTGTTGGGTTTCTATGAGTGTGAACGTCTCGACCATTGTCGCGTGCCTCCTTCGCGCACGATCCGCGCGAAACGGCAGCGACCCATCCAATATCGAGGATTCCAGATCGATTCGAAAGCTGGAAGCGTTGTCAGGTCGGTTGCGCCGAGCGAAGCAATGCTCTGGCGCGGAGCAATGTGACGCGTGGCGGCGATGCGTCCGCGCGTGCGTCATATCGGTTGAACGACGAGGCGAAATCGCGCGCATTGTTGATGAACGGAAAATACCAAAGCGCGCGTGTGCGCGAGCCGGCCGTCATGTCGCGGGCATTTGTTCGCACATCGAGGCGTGCGGTCGGATGAATGGAGCGGGACGTGATGCGTGGATCACGCTGCGTATGAGAGAGGCACGATGCAGACGACGGAGATCGCGATGCACGCTGTTGTCGGTCGCGCGCATCGTGATTGGATGGGAAGCGTCAAGACGCGTGTGTGCGAGCCGGACTTCATGTCGCGAGCATTTGTTCGCACATCGAGGCGTGCGGTCGGATGAATGGCGCGGGACGTGATGCGTGGACCACGCCGCGCGCGCGAGAGGTATGGCGCAGACGATGGAGATCGCAACGCACGCTGTTGCCGGTCGCACGTTCGGCATGTCGTGAGCGTTCGTCGAAGTTCGTCGTCCTGACGCGTAGGGCGAACGCATCGTAATCGAATGGGAGGCGCATGAAGGCCACATGGTGCGAGCCGGTCGTCATGTCGCGGGCATTTGCTCGCTCATCGAGGCGTGCGATCGGATGAATGGAGTGGGACGTGATGCGTTCACGCTTGCATACGCAAGAGGCGCGAAGCAGACGATGGAAATCGCAACGCACGTTGTTGTCGGTCGCATGTCACGACGTGTCGTGAGCGTTCGTTGAAGTTCGTTGTCCTTGCGCGTCGGGAGAACGCGCCGTAATTGAATGGAAAGCGCGCGAAGACGACGAGGTGCGAACCGGTCATCATGTCGTGGGCATTTGCTCGCGCGTCGAGGCGCGCGATCGGATGAATGGAGCAGGACAGGATGCGTGGATCGCGCTGCGCATGAAAAAGGAACGACGCAGACGATGGAGATCGCAACGCACGCTGTTGCCGATCCGCACGTTTTGCGTGCCTTGAGCGTGGCTCGAAGCCTGTCGCCCCGCATGTCGGGAGAGCGCATCGAGCTTGAAGGGAAAGCGCTCAAGCACGCGTGCGCGAGCCGGCCGTCATTTCACGCGTATTTGCACGCTTATCGAGGCGCGCGATCGGATGAATGGAGCAGGACGCGATACGTGGCTCACGTTGCGCACGCGAGAGGTATGACGCAGACGAAGGAGATCGCATCGCACGCCGTTGCCGGTCGCGCATTCGGCGCGCCGTGAACGTTGATCGGCGTGCGTCGTCCGCGCGTGTTGAGCGAGTGCATCGTGCTGGTCATGTGGGCTGGTCGTGCCGACGCAGCGAGTGCCGACGATCTCCGGAATCCGAAGCCGGCTCCAGTGCGCGCACGGCGTTCGCGCATGCCGGAAGCGTGCGGACTTGATGCAAGGGCACGCGCGACCGTGACGCGTATGGTCATCGCGACTGCTTCAAACGGAATTCGATCAATGCGCAGAAGGCCCGCTGCCGGTCAATGAACGACGCTGCGCCGGGGATGCGAATGCGAGCCGCGCCGCGCGCAACCGGTGACGACGACGCAGGCAGGCATGCATGCGATATACCGGGCGGACTCCCCCCGACCATGCGCCGCACCGATGTCGCATGCGCGGCGGCGTCGATCCGCCGCGCGCGATTCCCGTCAACGCGACGGCTGCCCGTCGGACGGCGTGGCGATCGGGTGCCGCGGCGGGCTGATGCGCAGCGTGCGTGGCGAGGCCGCGGCGCGGGCGCGGGTCGGCCGTGCATGGCGCAGGCCGGCGGCGGGGCGGGTCGCTGCGTGCGGGCGACCCGGGCGGCGCGCGGCGCCGGGCTGACGGGCGGCGGGTCGGCCGTCCGGGCGGGCGATGCCCGCCAGAAGCGCGCGAAACGTCAATGGGCACATGATGTCCCTCCTCGTAGGTTGGCCGAGCGGTGGCCTTGCCGCTCAGTGCCATTCGGCGACCATCTCGTGATGGACGGTCGCGCGCGGCGTGCTGGTTTCGTCGTGATCCTCGGTATGGGTCATCGCCGCGCCGAACAGCACGAGGCGGTAGCCGACCGAGTAGATCGGGATGATGCGCATGTTCTTGTCGTTGTCGAGTTCGAGCTTGGCGCGGATCCGCGAGATGTGCGTGTCGAGCGTGCGTGACGACACGCCCAGCTCGCGCCCCCAGACCGCTTCCTGGATCGCCGCGCGCGGCACGATCTTGTTCATGTTGTCGAGCAGGAATTCAACGACGTCGAATTCGCGCGGCGTCATGCAGATCAACTGGCCGTCGATCTCGATGCAGCGGCGCACGAAGTTGATTTTTATGTTGTCGATGTACAGGTATTTGCAATCCATGATGGTCCTCGCGACACGTAGATTGATTTGCGATTGGTACGAGGAACTCTGTGCAATTGTTGGGCCAGCTCGCGGGGAGTAGAGGGAATGTCCGAATCGGCAGGCCAGGGCCCTTGAATTGAAAGGCTTTGGAATAGGTGGGGAGGGATGTAAAGGGACGGCGCCGTAATAATTCGAAACGAATTGAAGGTGTGTTACGTAGCATGAACGGCGGCGTTACGTCGACGTAACGGGGGGGGGACGTAACGTGCGCGCAGCACGCGGCGCCACGCACGCCGGGCAGGGCTGCCCGGCGTGCGTGGCGCGGGCGGATCAGGCCCGCTTGAGGTCGGCCGCGGAGAACGGCAGCGCGTGGATGCGCCGGCCGGTGGCGGCGAACACCGCGTTCGCGACGGCCGGGCCGATCGGCGCGACGCCGGGTTCGCCGACGCCCGTGGGCGCTTCGCCGGACGGCACGATATGCACCTCGACGCGCGGCATCTCGTTGAAGCGCAGCACCTGGTAGCCGTCGAAGTTGTTCTGCTCGACCTTGCCGTCCTTCAGCGTGATCGCGCCGTGCAGCGCCGCGCCGAGGCCGAAACCGATCCCACCCTCCATCTGCGCGGCGATGATGTCGGGATTGATCGCCGTGCCGCAGTCGACCGCGCACACCACGCGTTCGACTTTCACATTGCCTTCGGCGTCGACCGACACCTCGGCGACCTGCGCGACGAAGCTGTTGAATGCCTCGGCGACCGCGATGCCGCGCCCCCGCCCGGCCGGGAGCGGGTGGGCCGGGTCCCAGCCGGCCTCGCGCGCGGCGAGATCGAGCACCGCCCGCATGCGCGGTTCCTGCGCGAGCAGGTCGCGGCGGAACGCGTAGGGATCCTTGGCCGCGGCGTGAGCGGCTTCGTCGATGAAGGCCTCGACCGCGAACGCGGTGTGCGAGCTGCCGACCACGCGCCACCACAGCACGGGCACCGGGCTGCGGGTCGTCGTCAGCTCGACCGACAGGTTCGGAATCGCGTAGCGCAGGTTCGCCGCGCCCTCGACCGAGGTCGGATCGACGCCGTCCTTGATCCGCCCCGCGAACGGCGTGCCCGCCATGATCGACTGGCCGACGATGCGGTGCCGCCATGCGCTCAGCTTGCCGTCGGCCGTCAGCCCCGCCTCGATCCGATGGACGTACATCGGCCGGTACAGGCCGCCGTGCAGGTCGTCCTCGCGGGTCCATTGCAGCTTGACGGGCGTGCCGTCCGCGCCGAGCGCCTTCGCGATCGACACCGCCTCGACGATGTAGTCGGACCACGCGTTCGCGCGCCGGCCGAAGCTGCCGCCCGCGTACAGCGTGTGGATCTGCACCTGCTCCGGCTTGAGCCCGGCGACGCGCGCGGCGTTCGCCTGGTCGATGGTCTGGAACTGGTCGCCGGCCCAGATCTCGCAGTGTTCCGCGCTGAGCTTGACGACGGCGTCGAGCGGCTCCATCGGCGCGTGCGCGAGATACGGGAACGTGTAGGTCGCGGAGATCCGCCGCGCGGCGCCCGCCAGCGCCTGCGCCGAGTCGCCCTCGCGACGCGCGGACGCGCCGGGCTGCGCGGCGAGCCGGCGATACTCGGCGGCGATCGCGTCCGAGTTGCGCGTTTCCGCCTGCGTCTCGTCCCATTCGACCTTGAGCGCGTCGCGGCCCTGCTTGGCGGCCCAGAAGCCCGTCGCCACCACCGCGACGCCGCGCGGCACCTGGACCACGGCGACGACGCCCGGCACCGCGCGGGCGGCGGCCGGGTCGAACGACTTCACGGTCGCGCCGAAGCGCGGCGGCCGCTGCAGCAGCGCGACGCGCATGCCGGGGAAGGTGACGTCGAGCGTGAACTGCGCGGTGCCGTCGGTTTTCGCGGGGACGTCGACGCGCGGCGGGCGTCGGCCGATCAGCCGGAACGCGTCGGGCGACTTCAGCGTCACGTGCGCGGGCACGGGCAGCCGCGCGGCCGCCGTCGCGAGCGAACCGTAGGTGGCCTCGCGCTGGTGGACGGCGTCGATCACGCGGCCGTCGCGGGTGCTCAGCGTGGCCGGATCGACGCCCCATTGCGCGGCCGCGGCGGCCACCAGCATCGCGCGGGCCTTGGCGCCGGCCTCGCGCAGCTGGGTCCAGGAGTTGGCCATCGATGAACTGCCGCCGGTGCCCTGGACCGTGCCGAACTGCAGGTTGGCGTAGCGGCTCGCATCGGCGGGCGCGCTTTCGACGCCCACGTCGCGCCAGTCCGCGTCCAGTTCCTCCGCGACGATCGTCGCGAGGCCGGTATAGGCGCCCTGGCCCATTTCCACGTGCTTGGCGATGACGGTGACGCGGTTGTCGGGCGTCACGCGCAGGAAGGCGTTCGGCGCGAACGCGGCGGCGGGCGCGTCCGCCGCGAGCGCGCGGCGGATCCCGACGGGCCAGTTGAATCCGATCGTGAGGCCGACCGCGGCGCCGGCGCCCGCGGCTTTCAGGAAGGTGCGGCGCGAAGGAGTGAGTTGACTGGACATGGCTCAGGCCCTCAGCGTGGCGGCGGCGTCGTGGATCGCGGCGCGGATCCGCGCGTAGGTCGCGCAGCGGCACAGATTGCCGTTCATCGCGGCATCGATGTCGGCGTCGGACGGCGCGGGATTCTGTTCGAGCAGCGCGGTGGCCGACATGATCTGGCCGGACTGGCAGTAGCCGCACTGCGGCACCTGCAGCTTGACCCAGGCGGCCTGGACGGCTTGCGCGGGGCGGCTCTTCAAGCCTTCGATGGTGGTGATGCGCTTGCCGGCGATCGCGGCGAGCGGCAGCACGCACGAGCGGGTCGCCTGGCCCTCCAGGTGTACCGTGCAGGCGCCGCACTGCGCGGCGCCGCAACCGAACTTGGTGCCGTGCAGGCCGGCCTGCTCGCGGATCGCCCAGAGCAGCGGCATGGTGGGATCGGCATCGAGCGTGACGGACGTGCCGTTCAGGACAAACGTGGTGGCCATGGGTTCTCCAGGGGGACGAGGGCCGGTCGGACGCCGGCCGCTACGCGGCAGTGTGCGCGGCCGGCGTCGCGCGCGCGTACACAATCCTGCAAAAATATTGAACAATCCTGCAAAT contains:
- the asnB gene encoding asparagine synthase (glutamine-hydrolyzing); translated protein: MCGISGFLSPVAFDPETARATLARMTDSLAHRGPDDAGAWLDADAGIALGHRRLSIVDLSAHGHQPMVSACGRYVMIFNGEIYNFDALREELVRAGAAPDWRGHSDSEVLLAAFSAWGVEPTLTRALGMFALALWDRRARVLTLARDRIGEKPLYYGRIGGALAFGSELKALRGMPGFERVGIDRDALCLYLRHASVPAPHTIYEGVRKLPPGAYLQFEHAAHDPAPREYWSLDQVIAAGRAAPFDGDANAAVTRLDRVLRDALTGQMRADVPLGAFLSGGVDSSVIVALMQTQAAQPVQTFTIGFHESGYDEAGYAKAVARHLGTRHTELYVTPAHALEIVPRLPTIYDEPFADASQIPTFLVAEMTRRHVTVSLSGDGGDELFGGYPRYYLTPRLWQRLRRVPVAVRARIAAALHALRPDHADQLAALAQGAWSGAARRELAPRVGDRLHKLANVMTADSPIALYRMLMSSVHHPERLTLAGREPPTLLDTPSAWPGGLTFAEQAMAVDTRTYLPSDILAKVDRAAMAVSLETRMPFLDRHVIEFVWRLPPALRMPDGESKGLLKKLLYRYVPRPLIERPKQGFCAPVGDWLRGELRDWAAELLRPGRLREEGFFDAARVERLWRQHQAGLMNRQHPLWTVLMFQAWLDAQRA
- a CDS encoding carbohydrate-binding protein, yielding MHIKKNWKKKAATMLQAVLGVTAISLVLGMTSESATAAVAAWAPDTYYAAGTVVTYNGNQYQATVSQTDYSATGWNPTMTTLWTLIGSAPGNPPTNPPTNPPTNPPGSGTGTASGFIYSPYKDTSISMNWNTNAISTNVTGTLSPVLSVLPSGVRTLTLAFATGECGSENWAGVGGAALASANLAQFSAANVNYVISTGGAAGMFTCGSDAGFSTFINRYASKNLVGIDFDIEGGQTQQIINDLVQRVVAAQKQYPNLRFSFTLATLAPAPGSATQATSWGASAPDSFNVYGDWVMSAIKTYGLTNYTINLMTMDYGSATPGNCVVSGGTCQMGQSAIQAAMNLHDHWGVPYNQIEVTPMIGGNDTAGESFTLSDADALSAFVNQNKLAGVHFWSFDRDADCGPGAASPTCNSIGGVGALGYSLRFATGLSSSTN
- a CDS encoding winged helix-turn-helix domain-containing protein, translated to MDCKYLYIDNIKINFVRRCIEIDGQLICMTPREFDVVEFLLDNMNKIVPRAAIQEAVWGRELGVSSRTLDTHISRIRAKLELDNDKNMRIIPIYSVGYRLVLFGAAMTHTEDHDETSTPRATVHHEMVAEWH
- a CDS encoding xanthine dehydrogenase family protein molybdopterin-binding subunit, coding for MSSQLTPSRRTFLKAAGAGAAVGLTIGFNWPVGIRRALAADAPAAAFAPNAFLRVTPDNRVTVIAKHVEMGQGAYTGLATIVAEELDADWRDVGVESAPADASRYANLQFGTVQGTGGSSSMANSWTQLREAGAKARAMLVAAAAAQWGVDPATLSTRDGRVIDAVHQREATYGSLATAAARLPVPAHVTLKSPDAFRLIGRRPPRVDVPAKTDGTAQFTLDVTFPGMRVALLQRPPRFGATVKSFDPAAARAVPGVVAVVQVPRGVAVVATGFWAAKQGRDALKVEWDETQAETRNSDAIAAEYRRLAAQPGASARREGDSAQALAGAARRISATYTFPYLAHAPMEPLDAVVKLSAEHCEIWAGDQFQTIDQANAARVAGLKPEQVQIHTLYAGGSFGRRANAWSDYIVEAVSIAKALGADGTPVKLQWTREDDLHGGLYRPMYVHRIEAGLTADGKLSAWRHRIVGQSIMAGTPFAGRIKDGVDPTSVEGAANLRYAIPNLSVELTTTRSPVPVLWWRVVGSSHTAFAVEAFIDEAAHAAAKDPYAFRRDLLAQEPRMRAVLDLAAREAGWDPAHPLPAGRGRGIAVAEAFNSFVAQVAEVSVDAEGNVKVERVVCAVDCGTAINPDIIAAQMEGGIGFGLGAALHGAITLKDGKVEQNNFDGYQVLRFNEMPRVEVHIVPSGEAPTGVGEPGVAPIGPAVANAVFAATGRRIHALPFSAADLKRA
- a CDS encoding (2Fe-2S)-binding protein; this translates as MATTFVLNGTSVTLDADPTMPLLWAIREQAGLHGTKFGCGAAQCGACTVHLEGQATRSCVLPLAAIAGKRITTIEGLKSRPAQAVQAAWVKLQVPQCGYCQSGQIMSATALLEQNPAPSDADIDAAMNGNLCRCATYARIRAAIHDAAATLRA